From a single Erpetoichthys calabaricus chromosome 1, fErpCal1.3, whole genome shotgun sequence genomic region:
- the LOC127526871 gene encoding uncharacterized protein LOC127526871, giving the protein MDKQVLHQKDLNSSGRKNVNSSSSTFLENDRLSTNIFTCRKQAGSCYEKNDKNSLLGRASEATDSQDPPKGTVTFPSLIQTGNKKLTVAGLPFIAQHESKSFVCRQVAPICSSKRYAPRKCVVLKEKIPSLHVEKHYYVDYIARPFKSEIQRNLTNMSDRFTSKFSGSNNKLFPLLMTQPTRKHDMGTLNAENLKHSRSLFLGHQLKRCNKKRPHGPKHAYLMTWPGNSNIELHKLLEVYGKHSKNEALILNTASTQTESTHRKCVDKSTATYSPRQSQPCSSVTNDGTDAKNISVSRRDIHNFMLFDSTKPNRVSLMQNNRLLPEFFNLSNKVSSSGQNKIIKKETKSLVKSHVTEPPTEHSIKTEKQFLTVDNIIPPISPVPSEETESSSEDEYVLTIQVPVITPTRTALVRSGHNV; this is encoded by the exons ATGGATAAACAAGTATTACACCAGAAAGACTTGAACAGTTCTGGCAGAAAG AATGTAAACTCCAGTTCCTCCACTTTCCTGGAGAATGACAGATTATCTACGAACATTTTTACTTGTCGAAAACAGGCAGGCAGCTgctatgaaaaaaatgacaaaaacagcttGTTGGGAAGAGCAAGTGAAGCGACAGATAGTCAAGATCCTCCCAAAGGGACTGTCACTTTCCCATCTCTGATTCAAACAGGAAACAAAAAGCTTACTGTGGCGGGGTTGCCTTTTATTGCACAACATGAAAGCAAGTCTTTTGTTTGCCGCCAGGTAGCGCCAATCTGCAGCTCAAAGAGATATGCTCCTAGAAAATGTGTTGTACTCAAAGAAAAGATCCCATCTTTACACGTGGAGAAACATTATTATGTGGATTACATTGCCAGGCCATTTAAGAGTGAAATTCAAAGAAACCTAACAAATATGTCTGATAGGTTTACATCCAAATTCAGTGGATCAAACAATAAACTATTTCCTTTACTCATGACACAGCCAACCAGGAAACATGACATGGGGACTTTGAATGCTGAAAACCTCAAACATTCCCGCAGTTTGTTTCTGGGACATCAGTTAAAGAGGTGTAACAAGAAACGACCTCATGGACCAAAACACGCATACCTTATGACTTGGCCTGGGAATTCTAACATAGAATTGCATAAATTACTGGAAGTGTATGGAAAGCATTCTAAAAATGAAGCCCTGATTCTGAACACTGCCTCCACCCAGACTGAGTCAACTCATCGGAAATGCGTCGACAAAAGCACCGCCACGTACAGTCCAAGGCAAAGTCAGCCATGCTCCTCAGTAACAAATGATGGCACAGATGCTAAAAACATTAGCGTGTCTCGACGGGACATTCACAACTTTATGCTGTTTGATTCCACCAAACCAAACCGTGTAAGTCTCATGCAGAATAATCGATTATTGCCAGAGTTTTTCAATCTGTCCAATAAGGTTAGCTCATCTGggcaaaataaaatcattaaaaaggaAACTAAAAGTTTAGTGAAATCACATGTGACTGAACCACCCACTGAACACTCAATCAAAACAGAGAAGCAATTCCTTACCGTGGATAACATCATTCCTCCCATTTCTCCTGTCCCATCTGAAGAAACGGAGAGCTCAAGTGAAGATGAATATGTACTAACCATCCAAGTTCCAGTTATAACACCAACACGCACTGCTTTAGTGAGATCTGGTCATAATGTTTAG